From the genome of Impatiens glandulifera chromosome 9, dImpGla2.1, whole genome shotgun sequence, one region includes:
- the LOC124913878 gene encoding cleavage and polyadenylation specificity factor subunit 3-II-like, which translates to MKLVVEMVVLNKMQRSCDHCLSCVEEELTISCLVFGAGQEVGKSCVVLSINGRRIMFDCGMHMGHLDHSRYPDFSLISKSDNFDSALTCIIITHLY; encoded by the exons atgaaaCTTGTGGTAGAAATGGTGGTTTTAAACAAGATGCAGAGATCG TGTGATCACTGTCTTTCCTGTGTGGAGGAAGAATTGACTATCAGTTGTCTCGTTTTTG GTGCGGGACAAGAAGTTGGGAAGAGCTGTGTGGTGTTGTCCATTAATGGCAGGAGGATCATGTTTGACTGTGGCATGCATATGGGTCATCTTGATCACAGTCGTTATCCTGATTTTTCTCTCATCTCCAAGTCTGACAATTTTGATAGTGCTTTGACCTGTATTATCATCACCCATTTGTACTAA